In Tripterygium wilfordii isolate XIE 37 chromosome 17, ASM1340144v1, whole genome shotgun sequence, the genomic window GAGAGGCCTTCAATCGTCTCCTTCTCTGTATTTGGCAGGTGTGGAACATGAGGAATCAAGTTATCCATAAAAACAGAATGGGCAAACCGGAGGAGGTGGGTATTATAGTAGATGAGATGCAAGCTGAATACAAGGAGGCTCAGGTTACTGAGGCTGGTAATCTAGTTGATCCAAACTTAGGTGTTGCTAGATGGAGCCCACCTCCATCAAATgttttgaaaatcaattttgatgCAGCTTTGAAGGCCCCTAAGATCGGGTTAGGGATGATAGCTAGAGATCAGACAGGTGCTCACATTGCCTCTCGGTCTGTTTGTCGCTATGGGCCTTCTAACCCTTTCTTTGCAGAGTGTGTTGCTGCCAAGGAAGCTATTTTGTTTGCCAGGTCTCTCAATTATGATCATGTTATTTTGCAAGGAGATGCAGCGTTGGTCATTGCGGCCTTGAATAGTGAAGATATTGGTCTGTCTGAAACTGACCTATGTATCAGTGGAGTCAAAGAGTTGTTTTCCTCGTTCGATTCTGTTCGTTGTTGTCATGTGAGGAGATCTGCTAACCAAGCAGCTGATGTGTTAGCCAAGAAGGCTCTATCTTGTTCTAATTGTATTTCCTGGACTGGAGCTTGTCCTGTCTTTTTAAACTTCATTGTTACTGTTGATTGTATTCGTGTGTCTAGTTAATGAAgttcctttttctcaaaaaaaaaaaaaaaaaacaatgatgacTCTCTCGCTCACACCGCCTGTGAGACGGACCCCCCTCATCATACATCTATGCTCCAACTCTATATGTCTATGTCCATAGTCTCTactacctctctctctgtctctcttagCTTACTCCATGCCATTATAAGGGATGCTAGTGTTTCTACAATGGCAATATCTTTCCTCAAAGTTATTCATCCTCTCTTTGAtcccagaaaaagaaaacttgCTTGTGCACAaagtatttgtttatttttctccttTATCTCTAAGAGATGATGAAGAGGAGATACTAGCAAAATGGGCTATAATGGCGTGGAGTACGTTTGTCAGTCGAGCCATCTACGTAGGTacgtttgtgttttttttatttaattttttttttatcgtttGACATGAATCATGAAATTAATATAGCACACtagatatttatatttatttattgtaagCAAAATATAATTAAGTCTCCATTGTTCAACAGCTATGGATTCTCAAGCACCGCCTTGTTTGATAGGACGGACAAAGTGCTCAATCCGTAGCTTGGTCCAGTGTTGGTCCAGTGTTCTAAGGAAGTGAGTCCCTCTTTTAAGTTATTCCAGTTGCCATCTTGTCAGTCTTCGAAGAAAAGCAAGGGTTCAAGCCATTCACTACGTAGCCCCTCTAAAACCATTACCTATCCCGTCCAAAACAACATATACCTCAACAGCAGAAGAAGGAAGTCACCCTCAATGCCCTTCATCTGATCATCTTACTTTCCTAATCAGTAAGAGCAATCGGGCTTAAGAGAGGTGGGATAAGTAGGACTCACCAATGTGAATGGACACCACATAATAGATTTCGAGAAATCTATGCCCCAAAACTAAATAAGCCCGCCGGTAACTCCAGAGAGGAATATAGGTGCTTGCTCTTCAGtctatcaaaaaatatatttagttAACATTTTATTAACTACACTCACCCGACCTCTAGACTTAATTTTTATTGTTGCAGATATGGACCATTTGGTAGAAATGAGAGCTTGGGCCGAAGATTTACGATTGTCAAGTAGTAGTtctagtgataaggtaaatatagATACTGAAGAAATTTCTTATTTGTgatacaaaatattttgattaattacagatattcaagtaaatttttttgttgacaGGATTATACTAtcagaaatgaaatgaaaaaagaagaacttgcggatgattgtgaagaaaaaattgaagttgACGTTACAAATTCATTTTTAACCGAGACGGTATAACAACTAGGGAAATAATATGTCATCTATTTTGAACATTTTCAGCAAACTTGTTTAACTTTATAAcagttataaatttttttaggtgTTCGATTCACGTCAATCGTTGATTGATTGGGTTCAAGAAACAGGGCGTAATTTGGGATACATCATCGTTACAAGAAGCTCATCGAGCTCATCATTATTGTTGCAATGCGAGCGCAGTGGCACGTACAGAAGGAGGAGAACCTCAACGAAGTCAACAGGCACGAAAAAGCTTGATTGTCCTTTCAAACTTAAAGGGGTGAAACTACGTGGAGctgatgattggatggtaaAAGTGTCATGTGGAATGCACAATCATGCCACTGCATCATATATGGAGGGGCATCCGTACGTTGGTCGCCTTTCTGACTTTGAATTTGAGATAATGGTCGATATGTCTAGCGATCGTGTCAAGCCACGAGACATCTTGGCATCGTAGAAGAAACGAGATGCAAAAAATGCCTCCACtattaaaacaatatacaaTGCACGACAGAAATTCTGAACTTCTGAAAAAGCCTGTAAATCCCACATTCAGTCTCTAATGTCATTCCTACATGAGCACATGTACATTTTCTATTATCGAACCGATGATATAACCAACGAGCTCCAGGATTTATTCTTTGCTCATCCAGACTCGTTAGAAATACTACGTGCATTCCCACATGTTTTATTAATGGACGCAACATACAAGACGAATAGGTTCAGGATGCCTTTTCTTGAGATTGTTGGGGTGACTCCAACAAATATGACATATTGCATAGCATTCGTGTCTCTTGAATTCTGAGAAGGAGGACAATTATACATGGGCTTTAAGGTGTTTGCAGTCAACAATAGAGGAAAGCATTGTCCCAAGAGTTATTGTCACCGATAGAGAGTTGGCGCTGATGAAATCATGTGCTCTGGTATTTCCTGATGCAAAGAAACTACTCTGTAGATGGCACATATATAGGAGTGTTTTGGCGAACTGTAAAAGATTATTTCAAGACAAGGAATCATGGGATGCATTCTACTCCCCATGGAATACGTTGGTGGAGTCTGAAAATGAGATTGCATACGTGTACAATTTGGCGCACCTAGAGGTAATCCTACAAAACTATGCATTTGTAGTTAATTAcattaaagatgtatggttgacaccatataaggagatgtttgtctCTGCTTGGACAAATACGTATTTGCATTTCGGGAACTTGATCACTAATAGGGTCGAGAGTCAGACGTTGAGTCCATAGTATCTTGCATTCATCAGCTCGTCCAAGCTTAGGCCATATCAATCAAGGCTAGTTTGGAGAAAAGTAGACATCTCGTCAAGCATCGGTTCAACACAGATCAGTTCAGAGAATTAcgtggttttgtttcaattgataCGTTGAATCTGATTTACAACGAATTTGAGCAATCTAAAGTTGTCAGAGAAGATTCGTACGCCTGTGGATGTAAACATCGTACAATCTATGGACTACCGTGTACGCACGAGCTTTCAATATACATAAATGATAGTCAACCTATACCACTTGCTTCAATCGATGCATTCTGGAAGAAACTTGACCTATCGCCATGTGTTTCTCTTAGAGATGATGACATCGATTGTACTGTTGAGCTACAAATGTTTGCAGAACAATTTAAGCGTCACTCACGACCAGGAAAGTTCAGTCTACTGCGGAAGATCAGGGAGATAATTAAACCCTCAACTACTATAGTACAAGATCCAGTTGTTTTGAAAAGTACACATGGACGTCCCTCTTCGAAGAAAAAAGCAGAATTACATACTCATTGTAATCCTATCACACCCGACTCTATAGAACACGATTTTCTTCAATCATACCAACAAAGTAGACATAGTATTTCAATGGGACGTCAATCCTCGAAGAAAAAGGCAGGTAAAGTAACTCATACAGAACCAGGGAGACACAGTTGCTCATCCCTCTACGGTACTCCACCACTCCCTACACAAAAGAGTTCCAGATCAAGTAACGTTACGCATGAACATATTTATGTTCATCAGTTTCCCCCAATATTACATCCTTACATTGGGTCTGTACAAGATGTAATACCTGATGGAAATTACGGCTTTTGGGCAATAGTTGTTTGTCTTGGTTTTGGCAAACATGCATGGGATACTGTCCGTCATGACTTGATAGGTGAGTTGAGCGCATTCTGACATGAATATGTTGCAATGTTTGGTAGTGAAGAGCATGCATTGGGTGTTcacaactcactgaacttctttgAACTAGATAGAGCAGCACCAGTTCAAcattggatgacaatgccaaacatgggtctcttgattgcttcgagGTACAATGTCATACTACACGTTCTTAGTTTTGCACAGAGCTTCACGTATTTACCATTGCGATCAACTCCTCCACCGCAGTATCAGCATCTAGCTATCGCTATCGGACACGTTAATTATAATCACTACGTCCAGGTTTCCTTAGCTGGGGGTTTCCCGATGCCTACCATTATGCCTCAGTGGAATTACTTTAGGTATGAGtgcgcagctgcatgggttttaccatatatggaacaacttgatgTATACATGCATCATACTCGTTCTAGGTTTCCTCCTGAAACTATTGTGGTAGAAGATTAGTAATGTAACAAATGCTATTATGCTTAAATAGAGTATTTGTTAATAGACTCTGATGTGAATGCTTTAATACATGAAAAATAACGGTGTTTTTTTAGCGTAAAAAAATGGCTTGGATTAGtgtaccaaaaaaatataaacacctAATAGTATTTGATTGATCGAAAAAATATGAACACCTAATAAAAACCAATGA contains:
- the LOC119981977 gene encoding uncharacterized protein LOC119981977, whose amino-acid sequence is MSFLHEHMYIFYYRTDDITNELQDLFFAHPDSLEILRAFPHVLLMDATYKTNRFRMPFLEIVGEDNYTWALRCLQSTIEESIVPRVIVTDRELALMKSCALVFPDAKKLLCRWHIYRSVLANCKRLFQDKESWDAFYSPWNTLVESENEIAYVYNLAHLEVILQNYAFVVNYIKDVWLTPYKEMFVSAWTNTYLHFGNLITNRVENQFRELRGFVSIDTLNLIYNEFEQSKVVREDSYACGCKHRTIYGLPCTHELSIYINDSQPIPLASIDAFWKKLDLSPCVSLRDDDIDCTVELQMFAEQFKRHSRPGKFSLLRKIREIIKPSTTIVQDPVVLKSTHGRPSSKKKAELHTHCNPITPDSIEHDFLQSYQQSRHSISMGRQSSKKKAGKVTHTEPGRHSCSSLYGTPPLPTQKSSRSSNVTHEHIYVHQFPPILHPYIGSVQDVIPDGNYGFWAIVVCLGFGKHAWDTVRHDLIEHALGVHNSLNFFELDRAAPVQHWMTMPNMGLLIASRYNVILHVLSFAQSFTYLPLRSTPPPQYQHLAIAIGHVNYNHYVQVSLAGGFPMPTIMPQWNYFRYECAAAWVLPYMEQLDVYMHHTRSRFPPETIVVED
- the LOC119981976 gene encoding uncharacterized protein LOC119981976, with the translated sequence MAWSTFVSRAIYVDMDHLVEMRAWAEDLRLSSSSSSDKDYTIRNEMKKEELADDCEEKIEVDVTNSFLTETVFDSRQSLIDWVQETGRNLGYIIVTRSSSSSSLLLQCERSGTYRRRRTSTKSTGTKKLDCPFKLKGVKLRGADDWMVKVSCGMHNHATASYMEGHPYVGRLSDFEFEIMVDMSSDRVKPRDILAS